In one Roseburia intestinalis L1-82 genomic region, the following are encoded:
- a CDS encoding ribonuclease H1 domain-containing protein has translation MPGKYYAVKKGRKPGVYQSWAECKAMVDGFPGAVYKSFKTREEAVAFAKAATYTGADAAPKMQNAMKKTMQQEDGAMPSVYAFVDGSYNVATHVYGYGGFLIHDGIKEVLQGSDKDAEMAAMRNVAGEICGSMAAIRKAVELGLPEVTIYYDYMGIEMWATGAWKCNKKGTAAYRDYVASVRNVIVIRFVKVKGHSGIDGNEEADMLAKQAVGNEI, from the coding sequence ATGCCAGGAAAATATTATGCAGTAAAAAAAGGAAGAAAACCGGGAGTGTACCAGAGCTGGGCAGAATGTAAAGCGATGGTGGACGGCTTTCCTGGAGCAGTATATAAGAGTTTTAAAACAAGAGAAGAAGCAGTGGCTTTTGCCAAAGCTGCGACATATACCGGAGCAGATGCTGCGCCAAAGATGCAAAATGCAATGAAGAAAACAATGCAGCAGGAAGATGGGGCAATGCCGTCTGTCTATGCGTTTGTGGATGGTTCTTACAATGTGGCAACGCATGTCTACGGATATGGTGGCTTTCTGATTCATGATGGCATAAAAGAAGTGCTGCAGGGGAGTGATAAGGATGCAGAGATGGCAGCGATGCGCAATGTCGCAGGGGAAATCTGCGGCAGTATGGCTGCGATCAGAAAAGCGGTCGAATTAGGATTGCCGGAAGTAACGATTTATTATGATTACATGGGAATCGAAATGTGGGCAACCGGTGCGTGGAAGTGCAATAAAAAAGGGACAGCAGCATACCGTGATTATGTGGCATCGGTGAGAAATGTGATTGTGATCCGTTTTGTAAAGGTAAAAGGACATTCCGGTATCGATGGCAATGAGGAAGCAGATATGTTAGCAAAGCAGGCAGTGGGGAATGAGATATAA